Proteins from a single region of Sediminispirochaeta bajacaliforniensis DSM 16054:
- a CDS encoding PfkB family carbohydrate kinase has protein sequence MDTQNIFTQAAKVSIAVIGDMCLDVYYFADRGRTEISVETGLETRSVNACKHELGGAGNVAVNCKRLGAGRVDIFGIIGEDAHGDIILSLLGKEGIGSAGVVRQRDQWLTHLYHKIYEGKTETPRYDIGNYNKPEAANIEKLLKVIEDTIDGYDCVIINEQVMHGIHSRAFQQGLEKIIKKTEDRVTWFADCRKLNDVYAHTVHKLNDKEAFELFSRHTAKRTKKRSSEEEVIQWLYQRWERPLIMTRGEDGALVHNGQEIFEIPGLHIIKEIDTVGAGDAFMAGTVVAHGAGASLQDAAKIGNFTAGVCIQKLFETGHPSAQEVVAIASDPDYRYRPQLARDPRLARRHAKTPIEILNAHTKGSFSGTAPEVAIFDHDGTISTLRQGWEEVMKNMMVKSIAGRYYEKLEASLLKQIEDSAKALIEKSTGVQTIIQMHALRDLIISMGLIPKEDILSPKEYKEIFNTMLMERISEKQRLLEDGRLSTEDLTMKGAVAMLRDLKARGTRLFLASGTDQEDVRKEARLLGYEELFDGGIYGSVGDVENDPKRLVIRNIIGEIEAKGSIDPARCIVFGDGPVEMREAKKHGLTAVGIMSDERQRFGVNYAKRERLILAGADMLIPDFSWKDELSRWFGWR, from the coding sequence TTGGACACTCAAAACATTTTTACTCAGGCGGCCAAGGTGTCGATTGCGGTCATCGGCGATATGTGCCTAGACGTTTATTACTTTGCAGACAGAGGACGAACGGAAATATCCGTTGAAACAGGACTGGAAACCCGATCGGTGAATGCATGTAAACATGAGCTGGGAGGAGCCGGAAACGTCGCAGTTAATTGCAAACGGCTTGGGGCAGGTAGAGTCGATATCTTTGGCATCATCGGAGAAGATGCACACGGCGACATTATCTTATCGCTTTTGGGAAAAGAGGGAATTGGCTCCGCCGGGGTTGTTCGGCAAAGGGACCAGTGGCTTACCCATCTCTACCACAAGATTTACGAAGGGAAAACGGAAACTCCCCGTTATGATATTGGGAATTATAACAAACCAGAGGCTGCAAATATCGAAAAGCTCCTGAAGGTCATTGAAGATACAATAGACGGCTACGATTGCGTGATCATCAATGAACAGGTGATGCACGGCATACATTCCAGGGCCTTTCAGCAGGGATTAGAAAAGATCATCAAAAAAACAGAGGATCGGGTGACATGGTTTGCAGACTGCAGGAAACTTAATGACGTCTATGCCCATACTGTACACAAACTCAATGACAAGGAAGCCTTCGAACTTTTTTCAAGACACACGGCAAAACGCACAAAAAAACGATCCAGTGAAGAAGAAGTCATTCAATGGCTCTATCAACGATGGGAACGCCCTCTGATCATGACCCGTGGGGAGGACGGCGCCCTTGTTCACAACGGCCAAGAGATATTCGAGATCCCGGGGCTTCATATCATCAAAGAAATAGACACGGTAGGGGCCGGAGATGCCTTTATGGCGGGAACGGTTGTAGCCCATGGGGCAGGAGCTTCACTGCAGGATGCGGCTAAAATCGGAAACTTTACCGCCGGGGTTTGCATACAGAAGCTATTCGAAACCGGCCACCCTTCGGCACAAGAGGTGGTGGCCATTGCTTCTGATCCCGATTATCGTTACCGGCCGCAGCTCGCACGGGATCCGCGGCTTGCCCGTAGACATGCAAAAACTCCCATTGAAATTCTCAATGCACACACAAAGGGAAGCTTTTCGGGTACCGCTCCAGAGGTCGCAATTTTCGATCACGACGGAACCATCTCCACCCTGCGCCAGGGATGGGAAGAGGTGATGAAAAACATGATGGTGAAAAGCATTGCCGGCCGCTATTACGAAAAACTCGAAGCATCGCTTCTCAAACAAATAGAAGACTCGGCTAAGGCATTAATCGAAAAAAGCACGGGGGTCCAAACCATCATACAGATGCACGCGCTCCGTGACCTGATTATATCGATGGGATTGATTCCGAAGGAGGATATCCTTAGCCCCAAGGAATACAAGGAAATTTTCAACACCATGCTGATGGAGCGAATCAGCGAAAAGCAACGGCTGCTGGAGGATGGAAGACTTTCCACAGAGGATCTGACCATGAAGGGAGCGGTTGCAATGTTGCGCGATCTCAAGGCAAGAGGCACCCGGCTCTTTCTTGCCAGCGGGACCGACCAGGAAGATGTACGAAAAGAGGCCCGCCTGCTTGGCTATGAAGAGCTTTTCGACGGTGGTATCTACGGATCGGTAGGCGATGTGGAAAACGACCCCAAGCGATTGGTCATCCGAAACATTATCGGAGAAATAGAAGCAAAAGGTTCTATCGATCCTGCCAGGTGCATTGTTTTCGGAGACGGACCGGTGGAAATGAGGGAAGCAAAGAAACACGGACTAACGGCTGTCGGGATCATGAGCGACGAGAGGCAACGCTTCGGTGTCAACTATGCCAAAAGGGAAAGGCTCATCCTCGCCGGAGCAGACATGTTGATCCCCGACTTCTCCTGGAAAGATGAACTTTCCAGGTGGTTCGGCTGGAGGTAA